The following are encoded together in the Chaetodon auriga isolate fChaAug3 chromosome 6, fChaAug3.hap1, whole genome shotgun sequence genome:
- the cpt1ab gene encoding carnitine O-palmitoyltransferase 1, liver isoform isoform X2 yields MAEAHQAVAFQFTVTPDGIDLQLCHEALRQIYLSGLHSWKKRFIRFKNGVMTGVYPGSPAGFMVVVVSYMSYNKYQKLDPSLGLIAKLGQHMPISRYMSTDSQKIVGGVLVGTGLWVTIIMIMRNVLKSLLSWHGWMHARHGSVSWSTRVWMLLVKVFSGRKPMLYSFQNSLPRLPLPPIKDTCQRYLESVQPLMDDEQYERMKGLAKDFEKNLGPRLQWYLKLKSWWASNYVSDWWEEYIYLRGRGPIMVNSNYYAMDFLYVFPTSIQAARAGNAIHAIMLYRRKLDRAQIKPLMLLHTIPMCSAQYERMFNTSRVPGVDTDTLQHMNESKHIAVFHKGRFFKVWMFYDGRLLLPREIEQQMERILADKSEPLPGEEKLAALTAGDRTPWASARNTYFGRGKNKQSLDAIEKAAFFVTLDDTEQRFDANNPVKSLDSYAKSLLHGKCYDRWFDKSFNLIVFKNGTMGLNAEHSWADAPIIGHLWEHVLSMDPVKLGYTEEGHCVGEPHLNLPGPQRLQWEIPTECQDIIQSSLTLARTLADDVDSHIFPFNDFGKGLIKKCRTSPDAFIQIALQLAHYRDKGKFCLTYEASMTRLFREGRTETVRSCTMETCAFVRSMIRDETREERLKLLKEAAEKHQNMYRLAMTGHGIDRHLFCLYVVSKYLGEDSAFLKEVLSEPWRLSTSQTPLQQLELFDLVKHPEYVSSGGGFGPVADDGYGVSYIIVGENLINFHISSKHSSPETDSHRFGTNIRQAMLDMLDLFQLNKK; encoded by the exons ATGGCAGAAGCGCACCAGGCGGTGGCCTTCCAGTTCACCGTCACCCCTGATGGCATCGACCTACAGCTGTGCCACGAGGCTCTACGCCAGATCTACCTCTCTGGCCTTCACTCCTGGAAAAAAAGGTTCATTCGCTTCAAG AATGGGGTGATGACTGGTGTGTACCCTGGCAGCCCTGCTGGGTTCATGGTAGTGGTTGTGTCCTACATGTCCTACAATAAATATCAAAAGCTGGATCCCTCTCTGGGGTTGATTGCCAAGCTGGGCCAACACATGCCCATCAG TCGGTATATGTCCACAGACAGCCAGAAGATAGTTGGAGGAGTTCTGGTGGGCACGGGCCTGTGGGTCACCATAATTATGATTATGAGGAATGTCCTAAAGAGTCTGTTGTCGTGGCATGGCTGGATGCATGCACGCCATGGCTCTGTGTCCTGGTCTACTCGTGTGTGGATG TTATTAGTGAAGGTGTTCTCTGGCAGGAAACCAATGCTCTACAGTTTCCAGAACTCCCTGCCGCGGTTACCTCTTCCCCCTATCAAGGACACCTGCCAAAGG TACCTGGAGTCAGTGCAGCCACTGATGGATGATGAGCAGTATGAACGGATGAAGGGTCTGGCTAAAGACTTTGAGAAGAACCTGGGACCCAGACTGCAGTGGTACCTCAAACTCAAATCCTGGTGGGCCTCCAACTAT GTCAGTGATTGGTGGGAGGAGTATATTTACCTTAGAGGCAGAGGGCCCATCATGGTCAACAGCAACTATTATGCCATG GATTTCCTGTACGTGTTCCCCACCTCCATCCAAGCTGCTAGAGCAGGTAATGCCATCCATGCTATCATGCTCTACAGGAGGAAACTGGACAGAGCCCAGATCAAACCG CTCATGCTCCTACACACTATTCCCATGTGCTCAGCCCAATATGAGCGTATGTTCAACACCAGTCGTGTCCCAGGTGTAGACACAG ACACCCTTCAGCACAtgaatgaaagcaaacacaTAGCTGTGTTCCATAAGGGCCGCTTTTTCAAGGTGTGGATGTTTTATGATGGGCGGCTGCTGTTGCCACGGGAGAtagagcagcagatggagaggaTCTTGGCAGACAAGTCGGAGCCTTTGCCAGGAGAGGAGAAACTTGCAGCACTTACTGCTGGGGACAG GACCCCGTGGGCCAGTGCTCGCAATACCTACTTCGGCCGTGGTAAGAACAAGCAATCTCTGGACGCCATTGAGAAGGCAGCCTTCTTTGTAACACTGGATGACACAGAGCAGCGCTTCGATGCAAACAACCCAGTCAAGTCTCTGGACAGCTACGCCAAGTCCCTGCTCCATGGAAAGTGCTACGACAG gtgGTTTGATAAATCCTTTAACCTGATCGTTTTCAAGAATGGCACCATGGGACTGAACGCAGAGCATTCCTGGGCGGATGCTCCGATCATTGGCCATCTGTGGGAG CATGTACTTTCCATGGACCCTGTTAAGCTTGGCTATACTGAGGAAGGTCACTGTGTTGGGGAGCCTCACCTCAACCTGCCAGGTCCTCAAAGGCTGCAGTGGGAGATCCCTACTGAG TGCCAGGACATCATCCAGAGCTCTCTGACACTCGCCAGGACTCTGGCTGATGATGTGGACTCTCACATTTTCCCCTTCAATGACTTTGGCAAAGGTCTGATTAAGAAGTGCCGCACCAGTCCTGATGCCTTCATCCAGATCGCCCTACAGCTCGCCCATTACAGG GACAAAGGGAAATTCTGCCTGACATACGAAGCCTCCATGACACGTTTGTTCCGTGAGGGCCGAACAGAAACCGTGCGCTCCTGCACCATGGAGACTTGTGCCTTTGTTCGTTCCATGATCAGAGATGAGACA AGAGAAGAGCGTCTCAAGTTGCTcaaagaggcagcagagaagcacCAAAACATGTACCGCCTGGCAATGACGGGCCATGGCATTGATCGCCACCTTTTCTGTCTCTATGTGGTCTCCAAATACCTGGGAGAAGACTCGGCCTTCCTCAAGGAG GTCCTGTCTGAGCCGTGGAGGCTGTCCACCAGTCAGacccctctgcagcagcttgagCTGTTTGATCTGGTCAAACACCCTGAGTATGTGTCCTCTGGAGGCGGGTTTGGTCCG GTGGCTGATGATGGTTATGGTGTCTCGTACATCATTGTTGGTGAGAACCTCATCAACTTCCACATCTCCAGCAAACACTCGAGCCCAGAAACT GACTCCCACCGCTTTGGCACCAACATCAGACAGGCCATGCTGGACATGCTGGATCTCTTCCAGCTCAACAAGAAGTGA
- the cpt1ab gene encoding carnitine O-palmitoyltransferase 1, liver isoform isoform X1 — protein sequence MAEAHQAVAFQFTVTPDGIDLQLCHEALRQIYLSGLHSWKKRFIRFKNGVMTGVYPGSPAGFMVVVVSYMSYNKYQKLDPSLGLIAKLGQHMPISRYMSTDSQKIVGGVLVGTGLWVTIIMIMRNVLKSLLSWHGWMHARHGSVSWSTRVWMLLVKVFSGRKPMLYSFQNSLPRLPLPPIKDTCQRYLESVQPLMDDEQYERMKGLAKDFEKNLGPRLQWYLKLKSWWASNYVSDWWEEYIYLRGRGPIMVNSNYYAMDFLYVFPTSIQAARAGNAIHAIMLYRRKLDRAQIKPIYLLENKVPLCSAQWERMFNTSRVPGLETDTLQHMNESKHIAVFHKGRFFKVWMFYDGRLLLPREIEQQMERILADKSEPLPGEEKLAALTAGDRTPWASARNTYFGRGKNKQSLDAIEKAAFFVTLDDTEQRFDANNPVKSLDSYAKSLLHGKCYDRWFDKSFNLIVFKNGTMGLNAEHSWADAPIIGHLWEHVLSMDPVKLGYTEEGHCVGEPHLNLPGPQRLQWEIPTECQDIIQSSLTLARTLADDVDSHIFPFNDFGKGLIKKCRTSPDAFIQIALQLAHYRDKGKFCLTYEASMTRLFREGRTETVRSCTMETCAFVRSMIRDETREERLKLLKEAAEKHQNMYRLAMTGHGIDRHLFCLYVVSKYLGEDSAFLKEVLSEPWRLSTSQTPLQQLELFDLVKHPEYVSSGGGFGPVADDGYGVSYIIVGENLINFHISSKHSSPETDSHRFGTNIRQAMLDMLDLFQLNKK from the exons ATGGCAGAAGCGCACCAGGCGGTGGCCTTCCAGTTCACCGTCACCCCTGATGGCATCGACCTACAGCTGTGCCACGAGGCTCTACGCCAGATCTACCTCTCTGGCCTTCACTCCTGGAAAAAAAGGTTCATTCGCTTCAAG AATGGGGTGATGACTGGTGTGTACCCTGGCAGCCCTGCTGGGTTCATGGTAGTGGTTGTGTCCTACATGTCCTACAATAAATATCAAAAGCTGGATCCCTCTCTGGGGTTGATTGCCAAGCTGGGCCAACACATGCCCATCAG TCGGTATATGTCCACAGACAGCCAGAAGATAGTTGGAGGAGTTCTGGTGGGCACGGGCCTGTGGGTCACCATAATTATGATTATGAGGAATGTCCTAAAGAGTCTGTTGTCGTGGCATGGCTGGATGCATGCACGCCATGGCTCTGTGTCCTGGTCTACTCGTGTGTGGATG TTATTAGTGAAGGTGTTCTCTGGCAGGAAACCAATGCTCTACAGTTTCCAGAACTCCCTGCCGCGGTTACCTCTTCCCCCTATCAAGGACACCTGCCAAAGG TACCTGGAGTCAGTGCAGCCACTGATGGATGATGAGCAGTATGAACGGATGAAGGGTCTGGCTAAAGACTTTGAGAAGAACCTGGGACCCAGACTGCAGTGGTACCTCAAACTCAAATCCTGGTGGGCCTCCAACTAT GTCAGTGATTGGTGGGAGGAGTATATTTACCTTAGAGGCAGAGGGCCCATCATGGTCAACAGCAACTATTATGCCATG GATTTCCTGTACGTGTTCCCCACCTCCATCCAAGCTGCTAGAGCAGGTAATGCCATCCATGCTATCATGCTCTACAGGAGGAAACTGGACAGAGCCCAGATCAAACCG ATATACTTGCTGGAAAACAAGGTTCCTCTGTGTTCGGCTCAATGGGAGCGGATGTTTAACACCTCCCGCGTCCCAGGTTTGGAGACAG ACACCCTTCAGCACAtgaatgaaagcaaacacaTAGCTGTGTTCCATAAGGGCCGCTTTTTCAAGGTGTGGATGTTTTATGATGGGCGGCTGCTGTTGCCACGGGAGAtagagcagcagatggagaggaTCTTGGCAGACAAGTCGGAGCCTTTGCCAGGAGAGGAGAAACTTGCAGCACTTACTGCTGGGGACAG GACCCCGTGGGCCAGTGCTCGCAATACCTACTTCGGCCGTGGTAAGAACAAGCAATCTCTGGACGCCATTGAGAAGGCAGCCTTCTTTGTAACACTGGATGACACAGAGCAGCGCTTCGATGCAAACAACCCAGTCAAGTCTCTGGACAGCTACGCCAAGTCCCTGCTCCATGGAAAGTGCTACGACAG gtgGTTTGATAAATCCTTTAACCTGATCGTTTTCAAGAATGGCACCATGGGACTGAACGCAGAGCATTCCTGGGCGGATGCTCCGATCATTGGCCATCTGTGGGAG CATGTACTTTCCATGGACCCTGTTAAGCTTGGCTATACTGAGGAAGGTCACTGTGTTGGGGAGCCTCACCTCAACCTGCCAGGTCCTCAAAGGCTGCAGTGGGAGATCCCTACTGAG TGCCAGGACATCATCCAGAGCTCTCTGACACTCGCCAGGACTCTGGCTGATGATGTGGACTCTCACATTTTCCCCTTCAATGACTTTGGCAAAGGTCTGATTAAGAAGTGCCGCACCAGTCCTGATGCCTTCATCCAGATCGCCCTACAGCTCGCCCATTACAGG GACAAAGGGAAATTCTGCCTGACATACGAAGCCTCCATGACACGTTTGTTCCGTGAGGGCCGAACAGAAACCGTGCGCTCCTGCACCATGGAGACTTGTGCCTTTGTTCGTTCCATGATCAGAGATGAGACA AGAGAAGAGCGTCTCAAGTTGCTcaaagaggcagcagagaagcacCAAAACATGTACCGCCTGGCAATGACGGGCCATGGCATTGATCGCCACCTTTTCTGTCTCTATGTGGTCTCCAAATACCTGGGAGAAGACTCGGCCTTCCTCAAGGAG GTCCTGTCTGAGCCGTGGAGGCTGTCCACCAGTCAGacccctctgcagcagcttgagCTGTTTGATCTGGTCAAACACCCTGAGTATGTGTCCTCTGGAGGCGGGTTTGGTCCG GTGGCTGATGATGGTTATGGTGTCTCGTACATCATTGTTGGTGAGAACCTCATCAACTTCCACATCTCCAGCAAACACTCGAGCCCAGAAACT GACTCCCACCGCTTTGGCACCAACATCAGACAGGCCATGCTGGACATGCTGGATCTCTTCCAGCTCAACAAGAAGTGA
- the LOC143321994 gene encoding uncharacterized protein LOC143321994, which yields MKKDIDTLIAEERAEIITKYDKGRQEGVRIDPWEDADYSIYKVTDRFGFLHEEELPTPSALEEKQKQQEIERVEKWLKMVKNWDKYKNSEKLVKRVYKGIPLQLRGQAWALLLDIEKVKQDNQGKYEKMKQQARSFSTEIKQIDLDVNRTFRNHIMFMDRFGVKQQALFHVLAAYSVYNTEVSYCQGMSQIAAILLMYLNEEDAFWALSQLLTNSRHAMHGFFIPGFPKLQRFQAHHELILSKMLPKLKKHLDKEQMTTGIYTTKWFLQCFIDRTPFTLTLRLWDIYILEGEKLLNAMAYTTFKLHKKRLLKLQLEDLREFLQEQLAVSYLLPDDVVVEQLQSAMSELRSKKLDQPPPAKSEELPKKPLGQERPVLLLPLQPDSPLEVKINLQPQSQPSTDPPQTDSITLHQTPSPAEPQDSRTPPSPSPDPVVVHTQGTPTPLRPCRAPPLPPQADKPCAGLDREVKESLPDVSQPKEGGKQESQCGRPETPVDWPPPYEPPALDALTLQDEVEIMDLPDLPPPPLFYTEQNDQSPLDSESPCLGTGLEIQRRSPSPRSASPLVTQMKPSPKSCLKPPTSLDLTQKKTLPSKPSPPHAFTTSSSCSPRLPPKPTKFPVSLYVPGTVGDRRPSNTSQYDNLSEADEDDRYLERLLGSTPEEVPSMHGKPPHTIGRDYDPALYPLPPPPVFIPPSPSPVPPSLSALPSLPQEPEYEEEDSWVRDSIIPPPPPSFADRLTPFQCSAASCSDTHRATSPGFSKPFSRGPRDHSAFPAPLLYTGSPPGHSRPSGQLAVGVPSVRSSPDFCRMPPGGQQLPKSVTF from the exons ATGAAGAAGGACATAGACACATTGATAGCAGAGGAACGCGCTGAAATCATCACTAAATATGACAAG GGCAGGCAGGAGGGTGTCAGAATTGACCCATGGGAGGATGCTGACTATAGCATCTATAAGGTCACTGACCGCTTCGGCTTCCTGCA TGAGGAAGAGCTGCCAACACCCAGTGCGCTTGAAGAGAAG caaaagcagcaggagATAGAGCGAGTGGAGAAATGGCTGAAGATGGTGAAGAACTGGGATAAGTACAAGAACAGTGAAAAG CTGGTGAAGCGTGTGTATAAAGGCATCCCTCTGCAGCTGAGAGGCCAGGCGTGGGCCTTGCTTTTGGACATAGAGAAAGTCAAGCAAGATAACCAGGGGAAATATGAG aaaatgaagcagcaggCTCGAAGCTTCTCCACAGAGATCAAACAGATTGACTTAGACGTCAACAGAACCTTCAGGAACCACATCATGTTCATGGACCGCTTTGGAGTCAA GCAACAGGCACTGTTCCACGTATTAGCAGCGTACTCTGTCTACAACACA GAGGTGAGCTACTGCCAGGGGATGAGTCAGATCGCTGCCATCTTGCTCATGTACCTGAATGAGGAAGATGCCTTCTGGGCTCTGTCCCAGCTCCTAACCAACAGCAGGCATGCCATGCACG GGTTCTTCATCCCGGGATTTCCCAAGCTGCAGCGTTTCCAGGCCCACCACGAGCTGATCCTCTCCAAAATGCTGCCAAAGCTGAAGAAACACCTG GACAAGGAGCAGATGACTACAGGGATTTACACCACCAAATGGTTTTTGCAGTGCTTCATTGACAGA ACCCCGTTCACCCTCACCCTGCGTTTATGGGACATCTACATATTGGAGGGAGAGAAGCTGCTAAATGCCATGGCTTATACAACCTTCAAGTTACACAAGA AGCGCCTGCTGAAGCTCCAGCTAGAGGACCTGAGGGAGTTTCTCCAGGAGCAGCTGGCTGTTTCTTACCTCCTGCCTGATGATGTGGTGGTTGAACAGTTACAGTCTGCTATGTCTGAGCTTCGCAGTAAAAAGCTGGATCAGCCTCCTCCAG CCAAATCAGAGGAGCTGCCAAAGAAACCTCTGGGGCAAGAGAGACCAGTTCTccttctgcctctgcagccGGACTCTCCTCTGGAGGTCAAAATAAATCTGCAGCCCCAAAGCCAACCCAGTACAGACCCCCCTCAAACAGACAGCATCACTCTACACCAGACCCCATCTCCTGCAGAGCCCCAGGACTCGAGAACACCCCCTTCGCCTTCACCTGACCCAGTTGTAGTCCACACACAAGGAACTCCTACTCCTTTAAGGCCATGTAGAGCACCTCCATTACCTCCTCAAGCAGACAAACCCTGTGCTGGGCTGGACAGAGAGGTGAAGGAGTCTCTCCCAGATGTTAGCCAGCCCAAAGAAGGGGGAAAACAGGAGAGCCAGTGTGGACGCCCAGAGACCCCTGTGGATTGGCCTCCACCCTATGAGCCTCCTGCTTTGGATGCTCTTACTCTGCAGGATGAGGTTGAGATCATGGACCTTCCTGATctgccacctccacctctctttTACACTGAGCAGAATGACCAAAGTCCTTTGGATAGCGAATCTCCCTGCCTGGGAACTGGTCTAGAGATCCAGCGCCGCTCCCCTTCCCCCCGCTCAGCCTCACCACTGGTCACTCAAATGAAACCATCTCCAAAATCATGCCTAAAACCACCCACATCTCTCGacctcacacagaaaaaaacacttccCTCAAAGCCATCCCCTCCCCATGCCTTCaccacatcctcctcctgctctcccagaCTGCCTCCAAAGCCAACCAAGTTCCCAGTCTCTCTCTACGTCCCGGGGACCGTGGGAGACCGACGGCCCTCCAACACCTCCCAGTATGACAACCTTTCTGAGGCTGACGAAGACGACCGCTACCTGGAGAGGCTGCTGGGCTCCACGCCCGAAGAAGTTCCCAGCATGCACGGCAAGCCTCCACATACCATTGGCAGAGACTATGACCCTGCTCTTTaccctctgcctccacctcctgtgTTCATCCCTCCTTCGCCTTCTCCTGTTCCTCCCTCGCTGTCCGCTCTCCCCAGTTTGCCTCAGGAGCCTGAATACGAAGAAGAGGACAGCTGGGTGAGGGACTCcatcatccctcctcctccacctagTTTTGCTGACAGGCTCACTCCCTTCCAGTGCAGTGCTGCCAGCtgttctgacacacacagagccacctCGCCTGGTTTCTCTAAGCCGTTCTCTAGGGGCCCCAGGGACCACTCTGCTTTCCCAGCACCACTGTTGTACACCGGGTCTCCCCCTGGCCACTCCAGGCCCTCAGGACAGTTGGCAGTAGGGGTGCCGTCGGTCCGATCCAGCCCAGACTTTTGCAGGATGCCTCCAGGTGGACAGCAGCTGCCCAAATCAGTGACCTTTTGA